The Bremerella cremea sequence TGCCACGGCTAAGTCAAACTGACGTAGCACCAACGTAATCACTTGGCGGAAGCGATCCTTCTGACTCTTCGTCCCCACGACTAGCCCGGTTTTGTCTTCGCTCTTTTCGCTGGTGGCCTCCTCACCTGCTTCCGCATCGGCATCGGTGGGCAACAATTCGGCGGCATCCCCCTCGGAAGATGTTTCGTCGTCGGCTGAATCGGTCAGGCTGGGAGAAGGATCTTGCTCTGGTGGAATACTCGGATTCAACACCAGACTGTTCTCGTTGAGTGCGTCTTCTTTGGTGATCACCGGTTTGCCGGTGGCAGGATCTTCGGTGGTGGGCAGTTCCGGCGTTGCTGGCAGATCTGGGGTATCGTCTTCTACGATGCCTACTTGTTCGAGCACACCAAAGACCCAATTCACAGGGCGTTCTAACGCCTGCTGTACTTTGGCCATGAAGATTCGGTTGTTGGTGACTTCCGTGACATTTTGAATCACCGAGAGCGCCAGCAAGGTCATCAGCACCAGCACTAGCACTACCAGCAATAGCGTTAGCGTCACCGAGACAAACTTACTTAACTTCAGCCGGATCATCTGGAAGTCGACAATCGGAGCAACCAGATAGTTCAGAAACAAGGCCAGCGTAAACGGCACCAACACAGCCCGTGCGTACGATATGCCGAACGAAAACGCAATAAAGGCCAATACCAGAAGTGCGCCGGTTTGAAGCCACGATTGTTCTTCGGTCAGCTTCTTAACCGACAATCCTTCTTGATTCATCGATGCTCCTCTGCTCCCAAAATCATGGCATTTCGATACGCCATTATTCCCGCGATCTGTGGCGTCGTGCAATGGGTTGGAAGCATGGTGGGAATTACTTGCTCAGTTTGGCGGAAAGTTCTTCGAGCAAACGATTCACGTAGTTGCCCATACGAGGTGGAGCTTGCTTCGCTCCGTCCGGAGTTCCCTTAAGCGTGCTAGCCAACGGCTTGGCCCGTTCTTCCATCGCATCGATCGAATTCAACGCCAGCATCGAGACATAAACCCCGTTCTGCGTGGGATCGATCATCTTGCCAAGTTGATCTAACGCCAGCTTCACGTCTTGTTCGTTTCCAAAACGCCCCAAAGCTTCGGCCGCGATACAGCGGACACTCTTCGACGAATCCTCAAGCGCGGCCCGCAGCCCGGAGCGTGCCTGGCCAAGCGCCGGTTCCCCTTGCATTAAGATGCCCAGTGCCGACCAATACCGCACCGTCACGTCGTCGGCCTTCAGGCCGTCGATCAAGTTCGGCAGAAAATCAGGACTGCGCTGCGCGGCCATTTCTGCGGTCGCCTGCACCCGGGCCAGGTGATAACGCTGCGGGTCGTGTCCCAATTCGTAGGGAGACAAATCGCCACGCTGTGCATGAATTTCTGCCTCCGGCATGAACCCGATATCACGGATCTCTTGCTGCCACTGGTGAATCGCGAATCGCATTTTTTCCAGTTGATCGGCATAGGCAGGGTCGGTCGCCAGGTTGTTGACTTCGTCCGGGTCGGTTGTCAGGTCGTAAAGTTCCTCGGCTGGTTTCGTTTCCCAGAAATGTCTTTGAGCCGCGTTCAGCTTGCCTTCGTCGTACATTTTCTTCCAAACCTGCGTGGTAGGCGTTTGGAACATATAGTCGATATGCTGACCATAAATTTTATGGGGCATGAACTGGCGAATGTAAACAAAGCGGCCATCGGTACACGAACGCACCAAGTCGTAACGTTCGTCCATGCGCCCACGAAAGCCGTACATATATTGTGGGTTCTTGGTCTCGAACGACCCCATGAAGGCGTCACCTTGCATCCACGGTTTCGGCTCGATACCGGCGAGGCTTAGCACGGTTGGGGCCAGGTCGATGAAGCTGACCAAACGATCCGACTCACCACCGACCTGGTAATCCTTCGGAGCGAGGTTCTTATACTTCTCTGGCACATGCACAATCATCGGCACATGCAAGCCGGAATCGTACGGCCAGCGTTTGCTGCGCGGCATACCGCTACCGTGATCGCCGTAGTAAAACACGATCGTCTCATCGTCCAAGCCGTCATCCTTCAACTGAGCCAGCACCAAGCCGACCTGTTTGTCCATCTCGGTGATCTTGTCGTAATACTGGGCCCAGTCGTGGCGAACTTCAGGCGTATCAGGATGGTAAGCCGGCAGCGGGGCTTTCGCCGGATCATGGACCAACGTGTGAGGTCGCTTGCGCAATTGGCTTTCGTGGCTGACCGTAAAGTTGAACACCGCAAAAAAGGGCTGCCCTTCCTTTCGCCCCCGCCAGTGTGCTTTGCCGTTCGACTGATCCCACACGAAGCCCTCTTTCGCTACGTTGTAATCTTCCTTGGAATTGTTCGTGCAGTAATAGCCTGCCTCGTGCAGGTAATACGGAAACATGTGCATATTCTTGGGCAGCAGGGTGTTGCTACGCATGTGTTCCGCTCCGGTCGCTGGCGGATAAATACCGGAGATAATCGTCGTTCGCGCCGGCGCACAAACGGGGGCATTCGACCAAGCTCGCTTGTAACGCATTCCCTGAGCCGCCAACGCATCGATATTGGGGGAATCGGAGTAGGTATCGCCGTAGCAACCTAGTTCTGGGCCGTTATCTTCGCTGGTAATCCACAAGATATTTGGCCGCGTCGGCTCTGTCTTTTCTTGGGCGACCACCAAACCACAACTCGTGGCAACGACAAACAAAACCAGCAGGTATCGCAGCATGGGGGAATCTCGCGAATCAGAAATGGGGCAATCAAGAGAAAATATCGGAAGAGGTGCAGGGAAGGCCTTCTATCATAACCCTTCTTGGTTCGCTTGTCATTTTTTCTGAACTCACCAATTTTTTCTTGCCGCAGGCGAGCAACTATTTCAGAATGCGGGCTCCGTAAACCTCCATCTCTGCTTCCCCCTCGCCCCATTTCAACCATGCCGACCGTTACCCCTGCGATCATCGATACCCATCAGCACCTTTGGGATCTGGAAAAGCTGGAACTGCCCTGGCTCAACAATGCTGGTCCTCCTTTAGCTGCTCAGCATTGGGTTGAAGAGTATGCTGCGGCAACCACCGGGCTGAATATACAAACGGCCATGTACATGGAAGTCGACGCGGCTGCCGACCAAAAGCAGCGCGAAGCCGACCACGTCTTGGCGCTGATTGCCTCTAGCAAGTCGTCCACCCGGTATGCGATTCTGTCGGCCAACCCCGGCCAAGATGGATTCCGTAAATTCGTCGCTCCCTTTCGCAACAACCAAGCGGTTAAAGGATTTCGCCAAGTACTGCATGGAGGAAACACGCCGGCTGGATATTGTTTGTCGCGAAAGTTCATCGACAACTGCCGCTACTTGGGCGAGTTGGGCAAAACGTTTGACCTTTGCCTGCGACCTAAGGAACTAAAAGATGCGGTTCGCTTGGCCGAAGCCTGTCCCAAGACACGCTTTGTGCTCGATCATTGTGGCAACGCCGATCCGAAGGCATTCTTTCCTCGTAGCGATGCCCGGCGCGGAGAGCCTGACCACGACGCCGACCAGTGGCGACAAGACATGGCCACCCTGGCCGAACAAGAGAACGTCTTCTGCAAGATCTCTGGCATTGTCGCGCGAGTACCAGAGAAGTGGAGCCCGGACGATCTGCAACCGATTGTTCAGCACTGCGCCGAAGCCTTCGGCGACCGCCGGATTGTGTTCGGCAGCGATTGGCCGGTCTGCAAACTAGGTGCCTCTCTGAAAGAATGGGTTACGGCGCTGCGTGAAATCATTTCTCCCTGGCCCACTGCGGCGCAAGCGCGGCTGTGGCGAGAGAACGCTCAGAACATCTACCAGATAACCGCCTAGCCATCATTTCACGGGACAAACGCCGCAAAAAAAGCGAGAGGGACCACACCAGTCGATCCCCCTCGCCTCAAGGGTTAGTAGCTCATCTTCGTGGAACAAGAAGATTGCTTACGCGAAGTGACACGGCTGGAAAAGGTCGTCCAAGTCGTCTTCACTGCCGACGATGGAATCGATGCTCTCACCCTCCGCAGCCGGTGCCTCGACCGCACCTTCGACGCCATTGGTAGCGGCTGCGGCCGCTACGGCGATCAGCACGCTATCGGCATCGGCCTTGGCTCCCCCCAAGCCGGAATTACCAAGGTCGTCGGTTACCAGGGTCAACGTCGCCGTTCCCTCGAAACCAGCACTGGGCGTATAAACCAACCCGTTCAGCAGCGAGTTGATCTGATCGATCGAACCCAGCAACTTATGCCGGAAACTCTCGAAGCCGTTCGCCAACGTCAGCAAGCCGTTATCGACACTCACGGTCACTTCCACCATGGCATCGGCGGCGTCCCCATCGGAAACGGAGATCGCGTTGCCGTTGGCTTCGTCAAACACGAGCGGCGTGGCATTGTCGGTCGACTGCTCGCCAGGCACCGAATTGATCGGCGCGGCATTCTGATTGGCTATTCCGCTTGGAGCCGAGACCGTCACCGTCACGTTTGCCTCGGAAGTCAGGCCATGCGAATCAGCAACGGTATAGCTGAAGCTCACCGTTGCCGGTTCGGCCAAATCGCCAAACTGACCACTCGGATCGAACGTCATGCTGCCGTCCGCATTAAGCGTGAGCACCGCTCCCGATTCCAGCGTGATCGATTGACCGACATTTTCCGCAGCACCATTCACGGCAGTCACGGTTAGCGTATCGCCGTTGTCGATATCGGTATCATTTGCCAGTACGCCAGAAACGGTTAACGAGAGAGCCGTGTCCGACTCTGTGGCATAGGCATCATCGGTTGCCACAGGGGCATCGTTAACGCCGGTAATCGTAATCTCGACATCGGCGGTCGCTGTGCCTAACGTGGCATCGGTCGTCGTGTACGAAACGGTTTCGACGGCCGTCTCTCCTTCGCCCAACGATGCGTAGTTGCCGGTTGGATCGAAACTAAGGCTACCATCGGCGTTGATCGTCACCGTGGCCCCCGAAGTCAGTTCCACCGGACTGCCGACGTTGACCGTTTCGCCGTTTACCTCGGTCACCGTCAAGCCGTCACCCACATCGTTGGTCAACACGCCAGCCGGATCGACCGACAACGGCGTGTTGGCATCGGTCGCGAAGCTATCGGCTTCCGCAATCGGTGACGCCACCACTTCGCCAACCGTCAGCAAGAACGATTCGGTGGTGGTCTCTTCCCCGTCGCTGACTGAAAGCGTGATGGTTGCCGTGCCGAACGCCCCGGCTAGCGGCGTCACCACCAACGTTTTGTCGGCCCCTTCGCCGGTGACGATAATCCCAGCCGGATCGACCAGGTCCGGGTTATCCGATGCAACGCTTACCGTCAAATCCTCCACCGCTGACTCGGCATCGCCAATGCTGAACGCCAGCGGGTCGGTTGCGTTGTCTTGATCAATCGTTTGATCATCGATGGGGGTAATCGTCGGCGGAGTATTGGCCACCACTTCGCCAACCGTCAGCACGAACGATTCTGTCGTCGTCTCTTCCCCGTCGCTGACTGAAAGCGTGATGGTTGCCGTGCCGAACGCTCCGGCCAGCGGCGTCACCACCAACGTCTTGTCGGCCCCTTCGCCGGTGACAATGATACCAGCCGGATCGACCAGGTCCGGGTTATCCGATGCAACGCTTACCGTCAAATTCTCCACCGCCGACTCGGCATCGCCAATGCTGAACGCCAGAGGGTCGGTTGCATTGTCTTGATCGATCGTTTGATCATCGATGGGGGTAATCGTAGGCGCAGTATTGGCTGCGGCGGCAATCGTTAACAGAAAGGTCTCGGCATCCGCCATGCCATGTTGGTCGATGCTCAGCACGCGAATGACGTATTCGCCAGGCATGACCTCGGCACCTGGGGCGATCGCCAACGTTGCTTCGCGGGCACCTGGTTCCTGGGTCAACGTGACAAAGTCAGGCGACTCGACATCCAGCAGCAGGAACAGTTCGTCCGCTTCGTTCTTGTCGGTCGCCGTGACGACCACTTCCACACTTTGCCCAGCCCCAACCGTTTGATCTGCGATTGGCTGCAAGTCGGGGGCATGATTCACTGCGATGGTTGCCGTAGCCACATGGCTATCGTACTCTCCATCGCTAATCGTAATCTCGACAATGCGAGAAGTCGGATCGGCATCGAGGCTAGTGTTGTTGTAGATGAGCGACCGCAGAACTTGGGCATAGTTCTCGGCGGTGTCCTCGCCAGTCAACAGAATCGAGTCTTCGCTGTACTCGACGCTGATGTTGGTCCCTTCCACGTTGACCGAAAGCGATTCGTCCGCACCGTCGAGACGGTTAGTCAGCGTAATGGTAGCCGATTGCAGCGTGGCGTCGTTTTCGTCCGAAACGCTTAGATCGGCATCGACAACGCTGACCGGGCCATGCCCGAGTTGCAGGACGGCGTTGTAGTCAATGCCTTCCTGATCTTCTCCATTGAGATCGACAACTGGACGCCCAACACGGACATCGATCATCAACTCTTCCACATCGGCATTGACCGGTTTGCCGTTTTCGACGGCAATGATCTTAACGCTATACAGCCCTTCTTGCTCGGCAGTTGGTGTCCACAGGAAATCGCCGGAGAACGTCATCGACATTCCTTCCGGTCGCTCGTCTCCGTCGGGATCGAGCTGATACATGACCGTCCTTGGCCCATCCTCCCCTTCGCTAACCGTTGCTCCCAGATCACCGAGGTTGAACTCGAGTGTCTGGCCGGCAAACACGGTTTGCGTGGGGACCGCTGACAAATCCAAGTCTAGCGGAGTACCACTCAACATGCTGCGATCTTCCAATAGTTCCCCGAACGAGGCTTGAAAACGGGGGCGTTTGAACCGCATTGAGAATCTCCGTAAATCTGATGGGCAATCATTCGACCTCGCTCCCTTGCGTGGTCGGCTTACGAGAGGCATTGTCAGCTCGACTTGAGAGAATTCCAGCACGCCTAACGATTTTCAGGAACTTTCAGCACCGACAGCATCGTCGTCATGCATGAAGCTATCTCGATTCAATCGCCACCGACTGATGAATGCTGCCGCTATCAATCGACACACGCTTTTATCTCGATGAATCAACGACGACAGCCGCTTAGCACACAGACGCTTGTTTTACCGACAT is a genomic window containing:
- a CDS encoding Ig-like domain-containing protein, with the protein product MRFKRPRFQASFGELLEDRSMLSGTPLDLDLSAVPTQTVFAGQTLEFNLGDLGATVSEGEDGPRTVMYQLDPDGDERPEGMSMTFSGDFLWTPTAEQEGLYSVKIIAVENGKPVNADVEELMIDVRVGRPVVDLNGEDQEGIDYNAVLQLGHGPVSVVDADLSVSDENDATLQSATITLTNRLDGADESLSVNVEGTNISVEYSEDSILLTGEDTAENYAQVLRSLIYNNTSLDADPTSRIVEITISDGEYDSHVATATIAVNHAPDLQPIADQTVGAGQSVEVVVTATDKNEADELFLLLDVESPDFVTLTQEPGAREATLAIAPGAEVMPGEYVIRVLSIDQHGMADAETFLLTIAAAANTAPTITPIDDQTIDQDNATDPLAFSIGDAESAVENLTVSVASDNPDLVDPAGIIVTGEGADKTLVVTPLAGAFGTATITLSVSDGEETTTESFVLTVGEVVANTPPTITPIDDQTIDQDNATDPLAFSIGDAESAVEDLTVSVASDNPDLVDPAGIIVTGEGADKTLVVTPLAGAFGTATITLSVSDGEETTTESFLLTVGEVVASPIAEADSFATDANTPLSVDPAGVLTNDVGDGLTVTEVNGETVNVGSPVELTSGATVTINADGSLSFDPTGNYASLGEGETAVETVSYTTTDATLGTATADVEITITGVNDAPVATDDAYATESDTALSLTVSGVLANDTDIDNGDTLTVTAVNGAAENVGQSITLESGAVLTLNADGSMTFDPSGQFGDLAEPATVSFSYTVADSHGLTSEANVTVTVSAPSGIANQNAAPINSVPGEQSTDNATPLVFDEANGNAISVSDGDAADAMVEVTVSVDNGLLTLANGFESFRHKLLGSIDQINSLLNGLVYTPSAGFEGTATLTLVTDDLGNSGLGGAKADADSVLIAVAAAAATNGVEGAVEAPAAEGESIDSIVGSEDDLDDLFQPCHFA
- a CDS encoding AI-2E family transporter, with product MNQEGLSVKKLTEEQSWLQTGALLVLAFIAFSFGISYARAVLVPFTLALFLNYLVAPIVDFQMIRLKLSKFVSVTLTLLLVVLVLVLMTLLALSVIQNVTEVTNNRIFMAKVQQALERPVNWVFGVLEQVGIVEDDTPDLPATPELPTTEDPATGKPVITKEDALNENSLVLNPSIPPEQDPSPSLTDSADDETSSEGDAAELLPTDADAEAGEEATSEKSEDKTGLVVGTKSQKDRFRQVITLVLRQFDLAVASWAGVTLLNILSSTVLTSIFVGFMLAGRDPYKISKGIYAEIDQNVRKYISTKFFISAVTGVLVWILLSMMGLQFASMFGLFAFFLNFIPSIGSIIATFLPLPIALVQFGDSPMMVTAAILLPGSVQMIMGNVIEPKIMGDGLQLHPATILLALAFFGMLWGPVGMLLAAPITASVRIVLMRFKTTEPIGRLMAGILPEEEEHIHHL
- a CDS encoding sulfatase-like hydrolase/transferase encodes the protein MLRYLLVLFVVATSCGLVVAQEKTEPTRPNILWITSEDNGPELGCYGDTYSDSPNIDALAAQGMRYKRAWSNAPVCAPARTTIISGIYPPATGAEHMRSNTLLPKNMHMFPYYLHEAGYYCTNNSKEDYNVAKEGFVWDQSNGKAHWRGRKEGQPFFAVFNFTVSHESQLRKRPHTLVHDPAKAPLPAYHPDTPEVRHDWAQYYDKITEMDKQVGLVLAQLKDDGLDDETIVFYYGDHGSGMPRSKRWPYDSGLHVPMIVHVPEKYKNLAPKDYQVGGESDRLVSFIDLAPTVLSLAGIEPKPWMQGDAFMGSFETKNPQYMYGFRGRMDERYDLVRSCTDGRFVYIRQFMPHKIYGQHIDYMFQTPTTQVWKKMYDEGKLNAAQRHFWETKPAEELYDLTTDPDEVNNLATDPAYADQLEKMRFAIHQWQQEIRDIGFMPEAEIHAQRGDLSPYELGHDPQRYHLARVQATAEMAAQRSPDFLPNLIDGLKADDVTVRYWSALGILMQGEPALGQARSGLRAALEDSSKSVRCIAAEALGRFGNEQDVKLALDQLGKMIDPTQNGVYVSMLALNSIDAMEERAKPLASTLKGTPDGAKQAPPRMGNYVNRLLEELSAKLSK
- a CDS encoding amidohydrolase family protein produces the protein MPTVTPAIIDTHQHLWDLEKLELPWLNNAGPPLAAQHWVEEYAAATTGLNIQTAMYMEVDAAADQKQREADHVLALIASSKSSTRYAILSANPGQDGFRKFVAPFRNNQAVKGFRQVLHGGNTPAGYCLSRKFIDNCRYLGELGKTFDLCLRPKELKDAVRLAEACPKTRFVLDHCGNADPKAFFPRSDARRGEPDHDADQWRQDMATLAEQENVFCKISGIVARVPEKWSPDDLQPIVQHCAEAFGDRRIVFGSDWPVCKLGASLKEWVTALREIISPWPTAAQARLWRENAQNIYQITA